The genomic window TATTTATGTCTAGGTGTATTTAATTTCTTTGCTCCAAATATCTCATTTCTATCTTCAtcatattgtttttttgttggatgTGATGTCTTTACTAGTCAGAGTCCttccccacccccaccccccacACCATATTTTACAGCATTATTGAAACCTTCTTGTTAGACATTCTTAGTCATCTCCTTGCTATCTTCTTAACAGCACATTCATGGGGTCATCTGAGTATCATCATCTGCAGTAAATGACCTACTGGAGAAGAAACCAAGGATGCTTGTGTTTTTGGAGCAGGGAACAGGGGCAGGATTTGGGTTGGGATGGGTAAGACAGTAAGTTGAATAACAAAAGTATTAGGTGGTTTACAAAGGAACTTGCGGAAAACATCTCTCTGATTTAGGGAACCGACAAGGCCTTGCAGCGGCTTCCCTGCTTTTATGCGATGCGTATGTGCCTTTGGTATATGACTGTATCTTTATCAGTCATACTATTTTGTGCTCTTTTCTGATACTAAATGTTGTTTTGACATTTGTTAGAGCAGTATGTTTGTGGCAATCATGAAAAATCCTGCATGTCTGTTTTTTAACCATTCTTTCGTGTAATTATTTCTTCTGACCTTCCAATTGTATGAGTGTTCTCTTTTTTATTAACCTTAAGGCTGCTAGAAAACTTTGTGAACTAGAAACTAATACTCCCAATTTTTCTAGCAAAATGAGTTTGCAGCAGTTTTTGGTGTGATTATCACATACTGTTCACGTCTTTTGAAACCATAAACTACATTTCGTTCTTATTCAACTTCTTTAATACAATATCTTGCAGAAACCGTATGGTACCTATATTTGGTTTATGAACCTTAATGTACTTCTTCTACTGTATTTTGCTTTCTTCTGCAAATGAATCCATAATCTGCTTGTCAGTCCAAATTTACAAGGCCATTTGCTTTTGCATCTAGGGGTTTGTCCTCTAAATGTTTTGGTTTGTCTATTTGCTTGAAAATTGCAAACTGATGCATGTCTTTTTCCAGTTGATTAGTGGGTTTTATCATAAGTTTTACGTTAGCCATATTCTCCCATAGAAAGGGTATAACTTATCCAAAAATGacgatctttttttttcatgcctaCACAACGGACTTGAACAGGAGAAAGCATGTCAGATGTGAAGGATCTTGATACCAATAAACAAGAACCTACAGACAGTGATGTAGATAAGAAAGAGAATGACAGTGCAAGCACCGAAATAAATGAGGTATATTGGTTATAGACTTATAGTATTGCGGCAAAATGTCACTCTTAGTTCatgatatcaattttgtttttccccaATGAAATTATTTTGCATTAAGGTGGTCTAAGAATCCTTTTTTGTAGGAAGAGATAATCAAGAAGAAATATGGAGGAATTTTACCCAAAAAACCTCCATTGATATCCAAGGTACTTTATGATCAATTAATTGGAGATACTATCTTGTTATGAATTTTTTCTGTCCTTGTTCTCTCTATTTGTTTTCTGTTGGTTAGTTTCATCTACTGCAACAAGTTTGATTGACACATTCTCTGAAAACCAGGACCATGAACATGCATTTTTTGATTCCGCTGATTGGGCATTAGGAAAGGTATC from Nymphaea colorata isolate Beijing-Zhang1983 chromosome 6, ASM883128v2, whole genome shotgun sequence includes these protein-coding regions:
- the LOC116256452 gene encoding uncharacterized protein LOC116256452 isoform X5, with the translated sequence MSDVKDLDTNKQEPTDSDVDKKENDSASTEINEEEIIKKKYGGILPKKPPLISKDHEHAFFDSADWALGKQGAQEDHKKGPLEALRPKLQPTPQEVRSRRSVYAPTDGEGGNSSDNPNGNY
- the LOC116256452 gene encoding uncharacterized protein LOC116256452 isoform X4 is translated as MRESMSDVKDLDTNKQEPTDSDVDKKENDSASTEINEEEIIKKKYGGILPKKPPLISKDHEHAFFDSADWALGKQGAQEDHKKGPLEALRPKLQPTPQEVRSRRSVYAPTDGEGGNSSDNPNGNY
- the LOC116256452 gene encoding uncharacterized protein LOC116256452 isoform X2; translation: MRCVCAFGESMSDVKDLDTNKQEPTDSDVDKKENDSASTEINEEEIIKKKYGGILPKKPPLISKDHEHAFFDSADWALGKQGAQEDHKKGPLEALRPKLQPTPQEVRSRRSVYAPTDGEGGNSSDNPNGNY
- the LOC116256452 gene encoding uncharacterized protein LOC116256452 isoform X3, with the translated sequence MGESMSDVKDLDTNKQEPTDSDVDKKENDSASTEINEEEIIKKKYGGILPKKPPLISKDHEHAFFDSADWALGKQGAQEDHKKGPLEALRPKLQPTPQEVRSRRSVYAPTDGEGGNSSDNPNGNY
- the LOC116256452 gene encoding uncharacterized protein LOC116256452 isoform X1 → MICLFLMRDIVCFLGESMSDVKDLDTNKQEPTDSDVDKKENDSASTEINEEEIIKKKYGGILPKKPPLISKDHEHAFFDSADWALGKQGAQEDHKKGPLEALRPKLQPTPQEVRSRRSVYAPTDGEGGNSSDNPNGNY